In the Halorubrum ruber genome, CGAGATGGTCCGCGAGCTCTCGGCCACGGGGTCGACGCTCGCGGAGTCCGCCGACGGCCTCGCGACCGACGAGACCGTGGCGCTCGCCGAGGCGGTCGGCGAGAACGGCGACGAGCTGCGGGAGGCGCTCGACACGCTGCTCGAGCTCCAGCGGAGCGGCACGCTCGACGAGCTGGCCGAGATCGCCGAGGTCGGGTCGCTGGCGACCGCGGCCCTCGACGACGAGATGGTCGCGTCGCTGGCCGGGACCGGCGCCGCGCTCGGCGAGGTGGCACAGACCGCGGCCGACGACGACACCCGCGACGGCGTCGAGACGCTGCTGAAGGGCGTCGGCGAGGCGGAAAGCGAGTCGCCCGAACGGGTCGGCGCCGTCGGGCTGCTCCGCGGCGTGCGCGACCCGGAGGTCCAGTACGGGTTAGGCTACCTGCTCGCAGTGGCGAGCGCGATCGGCCGCGAGCGGTCCGGCCGCGAGTGAACCGCTAGGGAGTTGTAGTGGGAGAACGGAGGTTCAGAAATCGGAACCGGAGTTTGGTCGACGGCGGTCAGACCAGCAGCTGGATGTCCGCCTCGGCCATGTCCTGAATGGCGGTCGCGGCGCCGACGCCGGTGGTGACGCCGTCGTAGAAGTCGTCCTCGTCGTAGTCCATCAGCTCGATGGTCATCTGACAGGCCTGGAACTCCACGCCCATCTCCAGGCTCGTCTCGAG is a window encoding:
- a CDS encoding DUF1641 domain-containing protein, whose translation is MSETEPSESADLEAVIAENPEAVAAFVERLDAVNELLDVLSLGESALDDEMVRELSATGSTLAESADGLATDETVALAEAVGENGDELREALDTLLELQRSGTLDELAEIAEVGSLATAALDDEMVASLAGTGAALGEVAQTAADDDTRDGVETLLKGVGEAESESPERVGAVGLLRGVRDPEVQYGLGYLLAVASAIGRERSGRE